The following are encoded in a window of Telmatobacter sp. DSM 110680 genomic DNA:
- a CDS encoding M20/M25/M40 family metallo-hydrolase, giving the protein MLISIARLSPAALLAVATVLYAADKAKPAPVPSTVDPYTEVQPATESLDMTMYQRIRDEGLNHSHVMEFGSALMDGIGPRLTGSPNAKKANEWTRDTLTKIGLENAHLEDWGEFGLGWQQMNTWARMVTPDTAVLILQATPWSPATSGPVTGDVVFVNIQNDKDFDQYKGKLSGKIVLYGAMRDVPVGDKPLFERNTDKDLEDIAVFPVNGNAGVAPDMQARMRNFMERMRMIDKVAQFFADEKVAAVIEPSRDGKNGGGSGGTFFDDNGATLGRTPYLTDKRVKIPVAVAAIESYGRLYRLTQAHVPVSVEINIDTKFTGEHEHAFDTVAEIPGTDPKLKDQVVMLGGHLDSWIAGTGATDNGAGTIVAMEAVRILKALGVRPRRTIRIALWTGEEQGLFGSRGYCRQHFGSAALSTAPDQAALPEFMRRATGPLEVKPEQKLVSAYFNVDNGSGKIRGVYLQGNSAVSPIFAQWIAPLKDLGVTTLTMRNTGGTDHLSFDAVGIPGFQFIQDDLDYETRTHHSNQDVVERLQPADLKQIATVEAIFVYNAAQRDEMIPRKPLPDPAGEEKRRAPIEGIFPGTTLAATPDKQ; this is encoded by the coding sequence ATGCTTATTTCAATTGCCCGCCTTTCCCCGGCGGCGCTGCTGGCCGTTGCCACGGTTTTGTATGCCGCTGATAAAGCGAAGCCCGCGCCGGTCCCCTCAACCGTAGATCCTTACACTGAAGTCCAGCCCGCTACTGAATCCCTGGACATGACAATGTATCAGCGGATTCGCGATGAAGGCTTGAATCATTCGCACGTGATGGAATTTGGCTCCGCTTTGATGGATGGCATTGGCCCCCGTCTCACCGGTTCCCCCAATGCCAAGAAAGCTAATGAGTGGACACGCGACACACTGACAAAAATCGGACTCGAAAATGCGCACCTAGAAGATTGGGGCGAATTCGGCCTTGGCTGGCAGCAGATGAATACCTGGGCGCGCATGGTCACACCCGACACTGCCGTGCTGATCCTCCAGGCGACTCCGTGGTCTCCCGCGACATCGGGTCCCGTAACCGGGGACGTAGTCTTCGTCAATATTCAAAACGATAAAGACTTCGATCAATACAAAGGCAAGCTCTCCGGCAAGATCGTCCTGTACGGCGCCATGCGCGATGTTCCTGTCGGCGACAAACCGCTCTTCGAACGCAACACGGACAAAGATCTCGAAGATATCGCCGTGTTTCCCGTGAACGGCAATGCGGGCGTTGCCCCGGATATGCAGGCACGCATGCGCAACTTCATGGAACGCATGCGCATGATCGACAAGGTGGCGCAGTTCTTCGCCGATGAGAAAGTGGCCGCGGTGATTGAACCAAGCCGCGATGGCAAGAACGGCGGCGGCAGCGGCGGCACATTCTTCGACGACAACGGCGCCACACTCGGCCGCACGCCCTATCTGACCGACAAGCGTGTCAAAATTCCAGTCGCGGTTGCGGCCATCGAAAGCTACGGTCGTCTCTACCGCCTCACGCAGGCGCATGTTCCCGTGAGCGTCGAAATCAACATCGATACGAAATTCACTGGCGAGCACGAGCACGCCTTCGACACGGTTGCAGAAATTCCCGGTACCGATCCGAAACTGAAAGATCAGGTTGTGATGCTCGGCGGACACCTAGATAGCTGGATCGCCGGAACCGGGGCAACCGATAATGGAGCCGGAACAATCGTCGCGATGGAAGCTGTTCGCATCCTGAAAGCCCTCGGAGTCAGGCCCCGTCGCACGATTCGCATCGCCTTATGGACTGGCGAAGAGCAAGGCCTATTCGGATCAAGGGGCTACTGCAGACAGCACTTCGGATCTGCCGCACTTTCCACCGCGCCCGATCAGGCGGCGCTCCCCGAATTCATGCGCCGCGCTACCGGCCCACTCGAAGTCAAACCGGAACAGAAGCTCGTCTCGGCGTATTTCAACGTCGACAACGGCTCAGGTAAAATTCGCGGCGTTTATCTGCAGGGCAACTCGGCCGTGTCTCCCATTTTTGCGCAATGGATCGCGCCGCTCAAAGACCTTGGCGTGACCACTTTGACAATGAGAAACACGGGCGGCACTGATCACCTGAGTTTCGATGCAGTTGGAATTCCTGGCTTCCAATTCATCCAGGATGACCTGGATTATGAAACCCGCACTCATCATTCCAACCAGGACGTGGTGGAGCGGCTTCAACCGGCCGACCTGAAACAGATCGCGACAGTCGAGGCGATTTTCGTATACAACGCAGCCCAGCGCGACGAGATGATTCCTCGCAAACCGTTGCCCGACCCGGCAGGAGAGGAAAAGCGCCGTGCGCCCATTGAAGGAATCTTCCCCGGCACTACACTAGCCGCGACTCCGGACAAGCAATAG
- a CDS encoding DNA methyltransferase — MSSPAIKQNSIPAPHECGAVVIPFPVLRGETAIRAEGSMKDFVLFPVDQIKGLPTNAKPSPFSPYSSILRSIEQYGAWSAVLIHKDTHALIAGRSIVLAYRELAKKDPEKWKSILVKLMPCKPGSPEAEFLANDTDLQHKRHNKFEENQILWRQHQLWEQLHPETAQGKGRSKAQKEIFSFCRQEAAWQDCDVRTIAIKVECAAKLNPEVRDEIRGLHDAEPLDPNDGGETLEFVQSRASKFETTQTEQRELIKVPLEQQPAIWNLYLHPSEAKTTHMAINNIKDAVKVFNMDAQIGKYGELPNRLFPIICADFASPEGLACIEEDSVQLFLMDIPYNELNLIPSIFDTCFPKLDKERGQIAIMYGNHRLAFYTIVGPSVEKYGLISRDEIQIINPPGSASSAANPEKMIRCDKPVAVFSVNRAYFPCNDVIMSAGPEKDLDQWQQPVPDFEELIQRLSDPNDLVVDPFAGTGTTLIAGLKTGRRVWGCDKDLMMTEKTKTHFVECGLVSPTAKEAELTS, encoded by the coding sequence ATGAGCAGCCCCGCAATCAAGCAAAACAGCATTCCTGCGCCTCATGAGTGCGGTGCTGTCGTCATTCCCTTCCCTGTGCTGAGAGGAGAAACAGCTATTCGCGCAGAAGGGAGCATGAAGGACTTCGTCCTGTTCCCCGTCGACCAGATCAAAGGGCTGCCAACAAACGCCAAGCCCAGCCCGTTTTCGCCCTACTCCTCCATTCTTCGGTCAATCGAACAATATGGAGCATGGAGTGCCGTCCTGATCCACAAAGACACTCACGCCCTGATTGCAGGGCGGTCGATTGTTCTCGCCTACCGTGAGTTAGCCAAAAAAGACCCTGAAAAATGGAAGTCCATACTAGTCAAGTTGATGCCTTGCAAGCCCGGGTCTCCTGAGGCTGAATTCCTTGCCAACGACACCGACCTGCAGCACAAGCGGCACAACAAATTTGAGGAAAATCAAATCCTTTGGCGGCAGCATCAGTTGTGGGAGCAGCTCCACCCGGAGACAGCTCAAGGCAAAGGAAGGTCGAAGGCACAAAAGGAAATCTTTTCCTTTTGTCGACAGGAAGCCGCGTGGCAAGATTGTGACGTTCGCACCATCGCAATCAAGGTTGAATGCGCGGCAAAGCTCAATCCTGAGGTGCGGGATGAGATACGAGGGCTCCATGATGCCGAACCGTTGGACCCCAACGATGGTGGCGAGACGTTGGAATTCGTCCAGAGCCGGGCGAGCAAGTTCGAAACGACCCAGACCGAGCAACGTGAACTGATAAAGGTTCCGCTCGAACAGCAGCCAGCTATTTGGAATCTCTATCTGCATCCCTCAGAAGCCAAAACCACCCACATGGCAATTAACAATATTAAAGACGCTGTCAAAGTCTTCAATATGGACGCCCAAATCGGGAAATACGGTGAGCTACCAAACCGCCTATTCCCTATCATATGTGCTGATTTCGCCAGCCCAGAAGGCCTCGCCTGTATTGAAGAGGATTCGGTGCAACTCTTTTTGATGGATATCCCGTATAACGAGTTGAATCTTATCCCCAGCATATTCGATACATGTTTCCCAAAGCTGGATAAGGAGCGCGGCCAGATAGCCATCATGTATGGCAATCATCGTCTGGCCTTTTATACTATCGTGGGTCCCTCGGTTGAGAAATACGGTCTCATATCCCGTGACGAAATTCAGATTATCAACCCTCCCGGGTCGGCATCGAGTGCAGCAAACCCAGAGAAAATGATTCGCTGTGATAAACCGGTTGCTGTGTTTTCTGTTAATCGTGCCTACTTCCCCTGCAACGACGTCATCATGTCGGCTGGCCCTGAAAAAGACCTTGATCAGTGGCAGCAACCCGTACCGGATTTCGAGGAGTTGATCCAACGTCTATCTGACCCGAACGACCTCGTTGTCGACCCGTTCGCCGGGACTGGAACCACCTTGATTGCGGGTTTGAAGACAGGACGCCGGGTATGGGGATGTGACAAAGACCTAATGATGACTGAGAAAACCAAGACGCATTTTGTTGAGTGTGGGTTAGTCAGCCCAACAGCAAAGGAAGCTGAATTGACGAGTTAA
- a CDS encoding site-specific integrase: MNAPMASSLKYLDLTGICPDVKPRRVLVRERYQDVTVKDFGDKWRIDYWDYTTTPRTKRGKKWSKKYVPTKREAQKRADEFMEQVNERNNSPQLCSNDGDTFSSLAKMYREKISCHLKNSTRMNYDFYLDTYLIPKFGDTRLNRIRRVAVQDFVNAQTNLAPKTIRNLHGCFRVVLNEGKRWGLLKENPVVGVRLPRLIRRQRSLMTPADIRKVLEALPSPTNAIATLMINGSLRFGEVAALRWKRILPDRIQIQERFYEGEFDDTKTDAGDREIPLNAAIKKCLEAAWKNTKYRKPNDLVFCAGNGAPLNRRNLLKRHLKPTLEKLNLPHCTFHDLRRLHSSLSMRTGASPEVTRDNMGHSTVDVTQNIYTGTWWEQRAAAVEGISNLIWGK, from the coding sequence ATGAACGCACCGATGGCAAGCAGCTTGAAATATCTCGACCTTACTGGTATCTGTCCGGACGTTAAGCCACGGAGGGTTTTGGTGAGGGAAAGATATCAAGACGTGACGGTCAAGGATTTCGGGGACAAGTGGAGGATTGATTACTGGGACTACACAACCACGCCCCGCACGAAGCGCGGCAAGAAATGGTCGAAAAAGTACGTTCCCACCAAAAGGGAAGCCCAGAAGCGTGCCGATGAGTTCATGGAACAGGTGAATGAACGGAACAATTCACCACAGCTCTGCTCCAACGATGGCGATACGTTCTCGTCGCTGGCAAAGATGTACAGGGAGAAGATTTCTTGCCATCTGAAGAATTCGACCCGCATGAACTATGACTTCTATTTGGACACCTATCTGATACCCAAATTTGGCGACACAAGGCTGAATCGGATCAGGCGTGTTGCCGTGCAGGATTTCGTCAATGCACAAACGAACCTTGCACCAAAGACCATTCGTAATCTGCACGGCTGCTTTCGGGTTGTTCTCAACGAAGGCAAGCGCTGGGGGCTGCTTAAGGAAAATCCTGTGGTTGGGGTTCGTCTGCCTCGATTGATAAGGCGGCAGCGCAGCCTAATGACCCCGGCTGATATTCGGAAGGTGCTGGAAGCTCTGCCTTCTCCAACGAATGCAATTGCCACCCTCATGATTAACGGCTCACTTCGCTTCGGAGAAGTTGCAGCGTTGAGGTGGAAACGGATTTTGCCAGACCGTATTCAGATTCAAGAGCGCTTCTATGAAGGGGAGTTCGACGATACTAAGACCGATGCGGGTGACCGTGAAATTCCATTGAATGCCGCCATAAAGAAGTGCTTGGAAGCAGCTTGGAAGAATACGAAGTACCGCAAGCCAAATGACTTAGTTTTCTGCGCTGGCAATGGCGCACCCCTCAACAGGCGCAACCTGCTCAAACGTCATCTGAAGCCAACTCTGGAAAAGCTAAATCTTCCACACTGCACGTTCCATGACCTGAGGCGCTTGCATTCCAGCCTTTCAATGAGAACTGGTGCAAGCCCTGAAGTGACCCGTGACAACATGGGGCATTCGACTGTGGACGTGACACAAAACATCTACACGGGAACATGGTGGGAACAGAGGGCCGCCGCAGTAGAAGGGATATCGAATTTGATTTGGGGGAAATGA
- a CDS encoding DUF4041 domain-containing protein, with protein MQVLLICVAVCSASAAIFFGLKYRAIVNRFRPVLSLEEEAERVRQHTEEIKASSAREIEDAKGAAVVAVSKAKAKAADLTVAYNKAKETYDRLQLEVSLLQSTSDDMSFGLYRPEYSFETSEKYKDELQKVYEQKKECIKNDKAAIYPSGWTVNNNLAEGKRMIKKQVKIMLRAFNGECDAAVARVSWNNATRMIERIQKSFDAMNLLGEVVKTRLSDPYLKLCLAELRLTHEYEMKKQEEKEKAREDRERMREEERAQKDFERAQREAAIEKAKAEKAIAAAHEALQTATGEHLEAIQIEIQVLEKRMADAQSKQDRAVSMSQLTRMGHVYVISNVGSFGENVFKVGMTRRLEPDDRIQELSGAAVPFGFDIHAMIFSNDAPGLETALHTKFADRRLNLVNPRKEYFRVTLDEISQFARSQGLDVEFVDTPEAKQYRESEAMRLKAKLDGEAPKAKADAFPEQLFAVVEDD; from the coding sequence ATGCAAGTCTTGCTCATTTGTGTTGCCGTATGTTCGGCTTCAGCTGCAATCTTCTTCGGATTGAAATATCGAGCCATCGTCAATCGTTTCAGGCCCGTACTATCGTTGGAAGAAGAAGCAGAACGCGTTAGACAGCACACTGAAGAAATCAAGGCAAGCAGCGCGAGAGAAATCGAAGATGCTAAAGGTGCCGCTGTCGTGGCAGTCAGTAAAGCTAAAGCCAAGGCTGCCGACCTCACCGTTGCCTACAACAAGGCTAAAGAGACGTACGACCGGCTTCAGCTAGAAGTATCTCTTCTCCAGTCGACCTCGGACGACATGTCGTTCGGTCTATATAGGCCTGAATACTCTTTCGAAACCTCAGAGAAATACAAGGATGAACTGCAGAAGGTCTACGAGCAGAAAAAAGAATGCATTAAGAACGATAAGGCGGCAATCTACCCATCAGGTTGGACTGTGAATAACAATCTCGCTGAAGGGAAGCGAATGATTAAGAAGCAAGTTAAAATTATGTTGAGAGCCTTCAATGGCGAATGCGATGCCGCAGTTGCAAGAGTCAGCTGGAACAATGCCACACGAATGATCGAGAGAATTCAAAAATCATTCGACGCGATGAATTTGCTTGGAGAGGTCGTTAAAACCCGGCTTTCTGATCCCTATCTCAAATTGTGCCTTGCTGAGCTTCGGCTTACGCACGAGTATGAAATGAAGAAGCAGGAAGAGAAAGAAAAAGCTCGCGAGGACCGAGAAAGAATGCGCGAAGAAGAACGCGCTCAAAAGGACTTCGAGCGGGCTCAACGAGAGGCGGCGATTGAGAAGGCAAAGGCCGAGAAAGCCATTGCTGCTGCCCATGAAGCACTTCAAACCGCAACTGGCGAACACCTCGAAGCAATTCAGATCGAGATTCAGGTCCTTGAGAAGCGAATGGCCGATGCGCAGTCGAAGCAAGATCGAGCGGTTTCGATGTCGCAACTCACGAGAATGGGTCATGTCTACGTCATTTCGAACGTTGGCTCATTTGGTGAGAATGTATTCAAGGTTGGCATGACGCGAAGATTGGAGCCAGATGACCGTATTCAGGAATTGAGTGGTGCTGCCGTTCCGTTCGGCTTTGACATACATGCAATGATCTTCTCCAACGATGCTCCGGGCCTCGAAACGGCACTTCACACGAAGTTCGCCGATCGTCGTCTGAATCTCGTTAATCCGCGCAAGGAATACTTTAGAGTGACGCTCGATGAGATATCTCAGTTTGCGCGGTCTCAAGGACTTGATGTTGAGTTTGTAGATACACCAGAAGCAAAGCAATACAGAGAGAGCGAGGCCATGCGCCTAAAGGCGAAGCTAGATGGTGAGGCACCAAAAGCGAAGGCGGATGCATTCCCTGAACAGCTGTTTGCTGTGGTTGAAGATGACTAG